Proteins from a genomic interval of Candidatus Edwardsbacteria bacterium RifOxyA12_full_54_48:
- a CDS encoding exodeoxyribonuclease VII small subunit, which yields MKKAKTDADFKFEKALARIEQIVDQMESGEIELDQALTLYQEGMELMARCQATLEETQNKIKKITRDIQGRLKVEEHHMEEN from the coding sequence ATGAAAAAAGCAAAAACAGATGCCGATTTCAAATTCGAAAAGGCCCTGGCCCGTATCGAGCAGATAGTTGACCAGATGGAATCCGGGGAGATCGAGCTGGACCAGGCCCTGACGCTCTACCAGGAGGGCATGGAACTGATGGCCAGATGCCAGGCCACTTTGGAAGAAACCCAAAATAAAATAAAAAAAATAACCAGGGACATCCAGGGCAGGCTGAAGGTTGAAGAGCACCATATGGAGGAGAATTAA